The following coding sequences are from one Triticum aestivum cultivar Chinese Spring chromosome 5A, IWGSC CS RefSeq v2.1, whole genome shotgun sequence window:
- the LOC123106866 gene encoding mannan endo-1,4-beta-mannosidase 8: MGDMMCPAPATARSTTTPRIPLLPYVLLGLASTVMSLEPDAEEEWAAVERRGAHLVTRAAERPFIIHGFNTYWLMSFAADEATRPRVTAAIAEAAGAGLNVCRTWAFADGGYHALQTAPFCYDEVVFQALDFVVSEARRYKMRLILSLCNNWEDYGGKAQYVRWGKEAGVDLTSDDDFFSGPTLKGYYKAFVEAVLSRINTITNEAYKDDPTILAWELINEPRCPSDPSGDTLQAWIEEMASYVKSIDTMHLVEIGIEGYYGPSTPELLLVNPDDYSGHVGTDFIRNHQAMGIDLASVHIYSDTWLPDSTEESHVQFVNTWMQQHIDDAANLLGMPIVIGEFGLSLKDGKFENEFRETFMQTVYNNFLGSWESGMIGGGCLLWQLFPEGAEHMDDGYAVIFAKSPSTFNLLANHSRKLEC, from the exons ATGGGCGATATGATGTGTCCCGCTCCAGCCACCGCTCGGAGCACGACGACGCCTCGCATCCCACTCCTCCCCTACGTCCTCCTCGGCCTTGCTTCCACCGTCATGTCGCTGGAGCCGGACGCGGAGGAGGAATGGGCAGCGGTGGAGCGGCGAGGCGCTCACCTGGTAACGAGGGCGGCGGAGCGCCCCTTCATCATCCACGGGTTCAACACCTACTGGCTCATGTCCTTCGCCGCCGACGAGGCCACGCGGCCGCGCGTGACCGCGGCCATTGCCGAGGCTGCCGGGGCGGGGCTCAACGTGTGCCGCACCTGGGCGTTCGCTGACGGAGGGTACCACGCGCTGCAGACCGCGCCATTCTGCTACGACGAGGTGGTGTTCCAG GCACTAGATTTCGTGGTCAGCGAGGCAAGAAGGTATAAGATGCGGTTAATACTGTCACTTTGTAATAACTGGGAAGATTATGGAGGGAAGGCACAGTATGTAAGATGGGGTAAGGAGGCTGGCGTAGATCTTACTTCTGACGACGACTTCTTCTCTGGTCCAACACTTAAAGGGTACTACAAAGCTTTTGTTGAG GCTGTTTTGTCAAGAATAAACACAATCACAAATGAGGCCTACAAAGATGATCCTACTATTCTTGCCTGGGAGCTGATTAACGAGCCGCGCTGCCCTTCAGATCCATCAGGCGATACGCTGCAG GCATGGATAGAAGAGATGGCTTCTTACGTGAAGTCTATAGATACTATGCACCTCGTGGAGATTGGTATTGAAGGGTATTATGGTCCGTCTACTCCAGAACTTTTGCTCGTCAACCCAGATGATTATTCAGGGCATGTTGGAACGGACTTCATCAGGAACCATCAAGCAATGGGAATTGATTTAGCTTCAGTTCATATTTATTCAGACACTTG GTTGCCTGACTCAACAGAGGAAAGCCACGTTCAGTTTGTTAACACTTGGATGCAACAACATATTGATGATGCAGCAAACTTGCTGGGCATGCCCATTGTGATCGGGGAGTTTGGATTATCACTGAAGGATGGCAAGTTTGAAAACGAGTTCCGCGAAACTTTCATGCAGACAGTGTACAACAATTTCTTGGGCTCTTGGGAGAGTGGAATGATTGGAGGAGGCTGCCTTCTATGGCAGCTCTTCCCTGAAGGCGCAGAACACATGGACGATGGTTATGCAGTTATTTTTGCAAAATCACCATCCACATTCAACCTACTTGCAAATCACTCAAGGAAGCTAGAATGTTGA